A stretch of Brassica napus cultivar Da-Ae chromosome C6, Da-Ae, whole genome shotgun sequence DNA encodes these proteins:
- the LOC106403279 gene encoding U-box domain-containing protein 35-like: MSARRVDNGIITVIAIDKDKNSQHALKWAVENILVDSPHCVLLHVEPKGNTGAHIQRDNQDDSHQFFLPFRGFCSRKGIIPKEVLLREIDISNAIVSYITNNSVSNIVVGASSHNAFFKKFKSPDVPTTLLKTSPETCAVFVVSKGKLLKSKSASQALKHHPVQQSLSTLLYNNEPTSSTYSSDSERESFVSTQHSKPMSDFSQTSSPPRISSTQTLSEFSQSDTDTGSYGMVSTVTSYTISQSSTSNGSSISSTSTESPHAVTFMEQQNQNLEAEVRRLRQELKQYNPSNNKESSQEHKLPRAKGVRRLDQAIEMPRALSEENQKRLSAIQAAEIAKQLAKMESQKRKLLEMQAKLEIQRMASNVSYRRYSIKDVEGATNGFSDSLKIGEGGYGPVYKAVLDYTSVAIKILNSGITQGLKQFQQEVEVLSSMRHPNMVILLGACPEYGCLVYEYMENGTLEDRLFCKDDTPPLSWRARFRIAAEVATGLLFLHHAKPEPLVHRDLKPANILLDRHFTSKISDVGLARLVPSSVADSYSNYHMTSAAGTFCYIDPEYQQTGMLGVKSDLYSFGVVLLQMITAMPAMGLGHKVEMAVENNKLSELFDPKVSEWPEEETLGLAKLALQCCELRKRDRPDLASVVLPALNRLREFAREDHERIKDRTSHVSQSNYSDPVPSSQVSFLEPFCYTSELFE, encoded by the exons ATGTCTGCAAGAAGAGTAGACAATGGCATAATCACGGTGATAGCCATTGATAAAGACAAGAACAGCCAACACGCTTTGAAATGGGCGGTTGAGAACATTCTTGTCGATTCTCCACACTGTGTCCTTCTCCACGTTGAACCTAAAG GAAATACAGGAGCACATATACAACGTGACAATCAAGATGATTCGCATCAGTTCTTTCTTCCTTTCAGAGGGTTCTGCTCTAGAAAAGGA ATTATTCCCAAGGAGGTTCTTCTTAGAGAGATTGACATCTCTAATGCTATTGTCAGCTACATCACCAACAATTCCGTTTCAAATATCGTTGTTGGCGCATCTTCTCACAATGCCTTTTTCAA GAAGTTTAAGAGTCCAGATGTTCCCACCACTTTGCTTAAAACGTCTCCAGAGACTTGCGCAGTCTTTGTTGTGTCAAAAGGTAAACTGCTAAAGAGCAAATCCGCAAGTCAGGCTCTGAAGCATCATCCCGTACAACAAAGTCTCTCTACTTTGTTGTACAATAACGAGCCAACCAGTTCCACCTATTCCAGTGATTCAGAGAG GGAATCATTTGTATCTACACAACACAGCAAACCCATGTCAGATTTCTCCCAAACCAGTTCACCTCCTCGCATCTCATCAACGCAAACTCTGAGTGAGTTTTCACAGTCAGACACTGACACTGGAAGTTATGGTATGGTATCAACTGTGACTTCTTACACTATATCTCAAAGTTCCACTAGCAACGGAAGCTCCATCTCTTCAACATCCACG GAGAGTCCACATGCGGTAACTTTCATGGAACAACAG aatcaaaatcttgaagCAGAAGTGAGGAGATTGAGACAAGAACTGAAGCAGTATAATCCCTCAAACAACAAAGAAAGC TCTCAAGAACATAAACTACCTAGAGCCAAAGGTGTTAGAAGATTAGACCAAGCAATAGAGATGCCTAGAGCATTGTCTGAGGAGAATCAGAAAAGGCTTTCAGCAATCCAAGCAGCTGAAATAGCAAAACAATTAGCAAAAATGGAGAGCCAAAAGAGAAAGTTACTTGAGATGCAAGCCAAGTTGGAGATACAAAGAATGGCAAGCAACGTCTCTTACAGACGTTACAGTATCAAAGACGTTGAAGGTGCTACCAATGGCTTCTCAGATTCCTTAAAGATCGGTGAAGGAGGGTATGGACCTGTGTACAAGGCCGTCCTCGATTACACTTCTGTCGCCATTAAAATCTTGAATTCTGGTATCACACAAGGCCTCAAACAGTTCCAACAAGAGGTTGAGGTTCTGAGTAGCATGAGACACCCTAATATGGTGATCCTCCTCGGTGCATGTCCTGAGTACGGTTGTCTTGTGTACGAGTACATGGAGAATGGAACGCTTGAAGATCGTCTCTTCTGTAAAGACGATACGCCTCCGCTTTCGTGGAGAGCAAGGTTCAGAATCGCTGCTGAGGTTGCCACAGGGCTTCTTTTCCTTCACCATGCGAAACCTGAGCCGTTGGTTCATCGTGATCTAAAGCCGGCAAACATTCTACTTGATAGACATTTCACTAGCAAGATTAGTGACGTTGGTTTAGCTCGTTTAGTACCTTCCTCTGTGGCTGATAGCTATAGTAACTATCACATGACTTCTGCAGCTG GTACATTCTGTTACATCGACCCTGAGTACCAGCAAACCGGAATGCTGGGAGTGAAATCTGATCTGTACTCTTTTGGTGTGGTGCTTTTGCAAATGATAACAGCCATGCCAGCAATGGGATTAGGCCATAAAGTAGAGATGGCGGTTGAAAACAACAAGCTCAGTGAACTTTTCGATCCAAAGGTATCAGAATGGCCTGAGGAAGAGACTCTGGGGTTGGCTAAATTGGCTTTACAGTGCTGCGAGCTGAGGAAAAGAGACAGACCTGATCTTGCTTCTGTAGTGTTACCGGCTCTGAACAGGCTAAGAGAGTTTGCAAGAGAGGATCATGAACGTatcaaggacagaacatctcaTGTATCACAATCTAACTACTCGGATCCGGTTCCTTCCTCTCAGGTTAGTTTTTTAGAACCGTTCTGCTACACATCAGAACTATTCGAGTAa